In the Brachyhypopomus gauderio isolate BG-103 chromosome 4, BGAUD_0.2, whole genome shotgun sequence genome, one interval contains:
- the LOC143512382 gene encoding nectin-3: protein MLETSLLKCLLCVSLVIVSKIHARVQAPGRVEAVVDLPFTLTCTLQKARGETLKQVRWLDMRNETLVSYVPGDLTSVSGQQHVQVVAGARDASTVNIDRVSHRDEGCYTCIFDVYPSGSKEGKTCLTVTASVSHDGNKTMVSGKEATLTCRYGLPEKVHQILWKKIKDRNSFQEVASYAKRSDPMIEESFADRLHLTHSLSDSRLTLWPVRTEDEGCYICEFHTYPDGMKSATACLTVFVLPKPQVSYKTMSPGVIEANCTAVARPKAEIVWNVEGNDRTLGAPTTVATMQDDGTTLVISTLRMNATLLKDVSVKCLVHHKGLESAIAVSMNTKIGTALAILISVTAVAFLLVLCLCVCLWKCILRKDE from the exons ATGCTTGAAACCAGCCTGCTGAAATGCTTGCTGTGCGTGTCTCTGGTCATTGTATCCAAAATACATG ccagGGTCCAGGCGCCGGGGCGTGTGGAGGCCGTGGTGGACCTGCCCTTTACACTCACCTGCACTCTGCAGAAGGCCAGAGGGGAAACACTGAAGCAGGTGCGCTGGCTGGACATGAGGAACGAGACGCTCGTCTCCTACGTGCCAGGCGATCTGACAAGTGTGAGCGGACAGCAGCACGTTCAGGTGGTGGCCGGCGCACGTGATGCCAGCACCGTGAATATCGACCGCGTGAGCCACAGGGATGAGGGCTGCTACACGTGCATCTTCGACGTGTACCCTTCCGGCTCCAAGGAGGGAAAGACGTGCCTGACAGTCACAG CTTCAGTGAGTCATGATGGTAATAAGACCATGGTGAGCGGTAAGGAGGCAACCCTGACCTGTCGGTATGGCCTTCCTGAGAAGGTGCACCAGATTCTGTGGAAGAAGATCAAAGACCGCAACAGCTTTCAGGAAGTAGCGTCTTATGCCAAACGCAGTGACCCCATGATCGAGGAGAGCTTTGCGGACCGCTTGCACCTCACCCACTCCCTGTCGGATTCACGACTCACTCTGTGGCCCGTGAGGACTGAGGATGAGGGTTGTTACATCTGCGAGTTCCACACCTACCCTGATGGCATGAAGAGCGCAACGGCCTGCCTCACTGTGTTCG TCCTCCCCAAACCTCAGGTGAGCTACAAAACCATGTCTCCAGGTGTGATCGAGGCAAACTGTACGGCCGTGGCCCGCCCAAAGGCCGAGATCGTTTGGAACGTGGAAGGGAACGATAGGACCCTGGGGGCGCCCACCACCGTGGCCACGATGCAGGATGACGGGACGACGCTGGTCATTAGCACCCTGAGAATGAACGCCACGCTCCTGAAAGACGTGTCCGTCAAATGCCTCGTCCACCACAAGGGCCTGGAGTCTGCCATTGCAGTGTCCATGAACACCAAGA TTGGAACAGCTCTGGCCATCCTGATTTCCGTCACTGCGGTTGCCTTTCTGCTGgtcctctgtctgtgtgtctgcctgtggaAATGTATTTTGCGTAAAGACG